A stretch of Mytilus edulis chromosome 11, xbMytEdul2.2, whole genome shotgun sequence DNA encodes these proteins:
- the LOC139494077 gene encoding uncharacterized protein, producing MSSQAEMQEKTMGSASNSLGDTITSTTSFTRTTVPKMRSQLSASGLSKIERHIHQSDIVLENPSKYVVVTKWVATIIFGVLLLVCLVSSKLSAIGIAAKLSETGNCFTNQNGENSKDCSTSFILLLLLLVIPNVLTCLRFTWNSLYRKDRKWPSKLKIFYCVCLSLIESFGMCLFAFKVLKINKSATVVLLMDGVFIGHSIVTGFVNSRSRNGQSQPIKFAVSTIMIVAGCVLTIFVIADKKLMETKDLWHIFVSILCLSTAWLPWVRKKIVSVDQPITSYHTERAYQATESRSSDEQSQGSSMYGGSSLTSSQQTDDGIIESKEKYTHKLMIISSGTKTISTFLFGYNLSKIFGKSRLILSNMFYRNDFQCT from the exons ATGAGTTCACAGGCCGAGATGCAGGAAAAAACAATGGGTTCAGCTTCCAACAGTCTAGGTGATACCATCACATCAACAACATCATTTACCAGAACAACGGTTCCGAAAATGAGATCGCAGCTCTCAGCATCCGGGTTATCGAAAATCGAAAGACATATCCACCAATCAGATATCGTGTTAGAAAATCCATCAAAATATGTGGTTGTGACAAAATGGGTAGCGACAATAATTTTTGGGGTGCTTTTATTAGTCTGTTTGGTTTCCAGTAAGCTGTCCGCTATTGGAATAGCCGCTAAACTCAGCGAAACCGGAAACTGCTTCACTAACCAAAATGGCGAAAATTCAAAAGATTGTTCGACAAGCTTCATATTGCTGTTGTTATTATTAGTCATACCAAATGTTCTTACTTGTTTGCGGTTTACATGGAATAGTCTTTATAGAAAAGATAGAAAATGGCCgtcaaaactaaaaatattttat tGCGTTTGCCTTAGTCTCATCGAATCGTTTGGTATGTGTTTGTTTGCGTTTAAagtcttgaaaattaacaaatctGCAACTGTAGTTCTATTAATGGATGGAGTTTTCATTGGTCATTCAATCGTGACTGGATTTGTAAATAGCAGAAGTAGAAACGGTCAGTCTCAGCCAATCAAATTTGCTGTTTCCACAATTATGATAGTAGCTGGTTGTGTGTTAACTATTTTTGTTATAGCAGACAAAAAACTCATGGAAACGAAGGATTTATGGCATATATTTGTTTCCATACTTTGTTTATCGACCGCGTGGCTTCCATGGGTACGGAAGAAAATTGTTTCCGTTGATCAGCCAATCACATCCTACCACACAGAAAGAGCATACCAGGCGACAGAAAGTAGAAGCAGTGACGAACAAAGCCAAGGATCATCAATGTATGGCGGTAGCAGTTTAACAAGTAGCCAACAGACAGATGACGGTATAATCGAATCCAAAGAAAAATATACACACAAATTAATGATTATTTCATCCGGAACTAAAACAATTTCAACATTTCTTTTTGGGTATAATCTgtcaaaaatatttggtaaatcTCGTCTTATCTTATCTAATATGTTTTATAGAAACGATTTTCAATgtacttaa